GTTCGAGTCGTCAGCCCTTACACGAACGGCCCCGCGCCGAATCGACAACTCGTCCGAGAAATTCCGACGGCCTTGCGGCGTCCGCGCGCTTACCCCTTATATGACCACCATGAGCGCTCCGGATGTCGAGACGCCGATCAGTGTCCTCGCGCGGATCGACCACGCGGAGGCGATGGATCTCACGGTGGTCGAGCACGATCGCTTCCACGCCCTGCTCGACGGCCTGGGCCCGGACGACTGGGAGCGCCCGACCGAGTGCGAGGGCTGGGACGTCCGGGCGGTCGCCGTGCACGTGCTCGGGTCGGCGTGCGCGCAGGCGTCCGTCCGGGAACTGGTGCGACAGGTCCGCGCGGGGCGCCGGAGCGGACAGCGACGCTGGCGTGATCGCGCGAACGCCGCGCAGCTGGCGGAGGGCGCACGGCTGGACCCGAGCGAACTGCCGGACCTCTGGGCTGCGGCGTCGTACCGGGCGTTGCACGCGCGGCAGCGTGTCCCGGCGCTGATTCGCGCGCTGCCGGTGCTGCCGCTGGGCCGCATCGACGGCGTCCGGTTCGGTTGGAAGCCGATCGGCTACCTCTACGGCATCGGCTTCACACGCAGCGTGTGGATGCACCGGCTCGACATCGCCGGTGCGACCGGACGCGAACCGTGGACGAGCCCCGAGCACGACGGGCGCATCATCGCCGATCTGGTGGCCGAGTGGGCCACGACCCACTCGGAGCCGTTCACGTTACGGCTGACCGGTCCGGCGGGCGGAAAGTTCGTGCGGGACCCCGCCGACCCGGGGACGACGGTCGAGATCGACGCGGTGGAGTTCGCCCGGATCCTGGCCGGCCGGGCGAAGGGCACCGGAGTGCTCCGGCACCCGCTTCCACTGGTCTGAGCGCTCAGGCTGCGCGAACCCGGCGGTGGGCGGCGTACGCACGGGAGATCAGCCGGATCCGCGGCGGCATCCGCGACCACACCGCGCCCATCGTCCGCATCACCCGGCGGAACCGGCGTTCGTCGCGGTCCGTCCAGGTGATGCCCAGCTTCTCCCGGACGACCGGCGGGAACACGCCGTAGTTCAGCCAGCGCAGCGGCGGGGAGATCAACGGCGCGACACCCCGCCACAGCAGCCGCGGCACGCCCGGGTACGGCGCCGCGCCGAAGTCGTCGAAGAGGCGTAACAGCCGGAGCGCGGCCGGCGTCGGCTCGAGGACGTCGGCGCACATCCGGTCCCAGTACGCGC
The sequence above is a segment of the Cryptosporangium aurantiacum genome. Coding sequences within it:
- a CDS encoding maleylpyruvate isomerase family mycothiol-dependent enzyme; the encoded protein is MSAPDVETPISVLARIDHAEAMDLTVVEHDRFHALLDGLGPDDWERPTECEGWDVRAVAVHVLGSACAQASVRELVRQVRAGRRSGQRRWRDRANAAQLAEGARLDPSELPDLWAAASYRALHARQRVPALIRALPVLPLGRIDGVRFGWKPIGYLYGIGFTRSVWMHRLDIAGATGREPWTSPEHDGRIIADLVAEWATTHSEPFTLRLTGPAGGKFVRDPADPGTTVEIDAVEFARILAGRAKGTGVLRHPLPLV